TTTACGGGGAGTATTCGCGTCGAAATATCGGCGAATGTGTGCTCCCCATGCTGTTATCCTGTTGTGGAGGATGTGTTCAGGAAACCTCATAGATTCAGAAAACGCAGAGCGTCTTTTTCCGAGTCTTATGAGGTGCTTTTTTTAGGGGCACTTTTCGAAACGCAGGAGAGGTCCAACCGCACAGGAGACGGAACTGGCTGACGTGGTGTATGCTCCACGCGGGCACATGTGCCCGGTCGGGAATGTGGATTCGTCGGGGTGAATGAATTGTCCTGATGCGGTTTCCTAAGATTTCACTCCAACATGATTGAATGCATTGGCAATTGCTGCTCCCGTAAGTGTTTTTTTCAGAGAGAACGGGAACTTGTGCTTGCCTCAACGCGTCACTTATGGCACAGCCTCGTCTCCTGTTGATGATCGGGAGACACTGCCAGACGGACAAAATCATGTTGGGCAGAGTACTGAAACCCTCACCCGGTTTGCGAAATCTCACTCTATTATGAACAATGCAGGGGAGCGAAAACCTGTTTTGGGAGTAGGGGAGCCTGCCGCAGATTTGAGTTTCAGAACGAATCTCGAATGATTCCAAAATGCTTGTGACGCAGGCTTGTTGGCCTGCTGTCGTTTTGGAATTCCACCTTCTAGGACGCACGGAGTAACGTAATGGAAAAGATTGTCATGAAGGGACTGACTTTCGATGATGTCCTGCTGGTTCCGGCATATTCAGAAGTCTTGCCGGACCAGGTCAACGTGGGAACTCAGCTCACAAAAGACCTGAGACTGAACATTCCGCTTCTCAGTGCGGCTATGGACACCGTTACGGAGTCCGATATGGCCATCTCTATGGCCCGCAATGGCGGAGCGGGTGTCATTCACAAGAATTTTACAATTGAAGAGCAGGCGCTGGAAGTCGAAAAGGTCAAGAAGTCCGAATCCGGAATGATTCTTGATCCTGTGACTATTCCTCCGACCTACACGGTCGCTCAGGCCCTGAGCGTCATGGAACAGTACCGGGTTTCCGGTCTGCCCGTGGTTGAGGGCAAGAAGCTGGTCGGTATTCTGACCAACCGTGACGTTCGTTTTGTGACGGACCTCTCTACCTCCGTTGCCGAGGTGATGACCAAGGATCGTCTGGTGACGGTGCCTGTTGGTACCACACTGGAAGAAGCAAAGCAGCACCTTCATGCAAATCGCATTGAAAAGCTGCTGGTTGTTGACGATGCCAACACGCTTCGCGGTCTCATCACCATCAAGGACATCAAGAAAATCAAAAAGTACCCTCTGTCCTGCAAGGACGAGCATGGTCGCCTGTGCTGCGGCGCTGCTATTGGTGTGGGCAAGGACCGCGATGAGCGTGCCGAGGCTCTGCTGAATGCTGGCGTTGACTTTTTGGTGCTTGATTCCGCACACGGTCACTCTGCAAACATCCTTCGTTCTGTGGAAGCTGTTCGCAAGAACTTCCCGAACGCCCGTCTGATTGCTGGCAACGTTGCCACCTATGAAGGCGCAAAGGCTCTGTTTGAGGCCGGTGCAGATACGGTAAAGGTTGGTATTGGCCCCGGTTCCATCTGCACCACCCGTATCGTGGCTGGTGTTGGTGTTCCCCAGATTTCCGCAATCATGGAAGCTTCCCGTGCTGCCAAGGAATTTGACCGCTGCATCATCGCTGATGGTGGCATCAAGTTCTCTGGCGATGTTGTGAAAGCTCTGGTTGCTGGTGCTGATTCCTGCATGATGGGTTCGCTCTTCGCAGGAACTGAGGAAAGCCCGGGCGAAACAATCCTGTACCAGGGCCGTTCGTATAAGATTTATCGTGGCATGGGGTCCATTGACGCAATGCGTCAGGGCAGCTCCGACCGTTACTTCCAGGAGAAGCAGGCTCAGGAAGAAAAGCAGGAAGCTCAGATCCACGGAGGCCGTCTGTCTGACGACTCCAAGAAGCTGGTGCCGGAAGGCATTGTCGGCCGCGTTCCTTACAAGGGACCCGTGACCGAAAGCATTTATCAGTTGCTTGGTGGCCTTCGCTCCGGTATGGGTTACACTGGTTGTCACACGGTTGAAGAGCTCAAGGACAAGGCTCAGTTTACGCAGATTTCCCCCGCGGGCCTGCGCGAATCCCATGTCCATGATGTTATTATTACCAAGGAAGCCCCGAACTATCGGGTTGATTCCTTCTAACTTGTCAAAAGCTTAAAAGGCGATTGCGCAATGAAAAATGTCGATTCAGTAGTCATCCTCGACTACGGGTCTCAGTATACGCAGCTCATCGCACGACGCGTGCGTGAAGCTGGTGTCTACTCCGAGATTTTGACCTGCGAGGCGACCCCTGAAGAAATCAAGGCGCGTGAACCTCAGGCCATCATTCTCTCTGGCGGTCCTGCCAGTGTGACTGATGAAGATTCCCCTGTTCTGAACAAGGAAATCCTCTCCTGGGGCCTGCCTGTTCTCGGAATTTGCTACGGTATGCAGCTTCTGGCCCACAATCTGGGCGGCCGCATCACCAAGAGTGAAGAACGCGAATATGGCCGTGCTAATCTGGAGCTGTCTCAGGCTTGCCCTCTGTGGGAAGGCTTGGAAGAAAAAGACAGCCATGTCGTCTGGATGTCTCATGGTGACCACGTTGAAGCCGTCCCCGCAGGATTTGAGATTCTCGCGAAGACCAACAATGTGCCGATTGCTGCTATGGGAAATTCCGAAGAGAAGATTTACTGCCTGCAGTTCCACCCCGAAGTGGCACACACTGACGATGGCAGCACTATCCTCTCCAACTTCCTGTTCAAGGTTGCCGGTCTCGAGCCTTCTTGGACCATGAGTTCCTTCGTGGACGCAACGGTCAAAGATCTCCGCGAGCAGATTGGTGAAGATGAGCAGGTTGTTTGTGGCCTTTCTGGTGGCATCGACTCCACTGTCGTGGCGCTTTTGCTCCACAAGGCTA
Above is a window of Desulfobaculum bizertense DSM 18034 DNA encoding:
- the guaB gene encoding IMP dehydrogenase, with protein sequence MEKIVMKGLTFDDVLLVPAYSEVLPDQVNVGTQLTKDLRLNIPLLSAAMDTVTESDMAISMARNGGAGVIHKNFTIEEQALEVEKVKKSESGMILDPVTIPPTYTVAQALSVMEQYRVSGLPVVEGKKLVGILTNRDVRFVTDLSTSVAEVMTKDRLVTVPVGTTLEEAKQHLHANRIEKLLVVDDANTLRGLITIKDIKKIKKYPLSCKDEHGRLCCGAAIGVGKDRDERAEALLNAGVDFLVLDSAHGHSANILRSVEAVRKNFPNARLIAGNVATYEGAKALFEAGADTVKVGIGPGSICTTRIVAGVGVPQISAIMEASRAAKEFDRCIIADGGIKFSGDVVKALVAGADSCMMGSLFAGTEESPGETILYQGRSYKIYRGMGSIDAMRQGSSDRYFQEKQAQEEKQEAQIHGGRLSDDSKKLVPEGIVGRVPYKGPVTESIYQLLGGLRSGMGYTGCHTVEELKDKAQFTQISPAGLRESHVHDVIITKEAPNYRVDSF